The Magnolia sinica isolate HGM2019 chromosome 3, MsV1, whole genome shotgun sequence genome includes the window AACGATGGAGAAGAATGGTCTACTGAAAGGAGGAAATCCTAGCCGTGGATGGTGGGATTTGGATATGGAAGGTCTTGATGTGGGCCAGCTAGAGATGTATTTGTCGGAATTGGAGAAACTCAGGGAGGTTGTTGCGTCACGTGCGACGCAGGCTTCTTCATGTGATGAGGGTTTGGAGAAGAAGGAGGTTGGGTTTTGGAATGTAGATTCACATGACACGAAGGTTTTTTCGAGCAAGCAGTGTTTAGAAGAGGAAGTTGGGTTCTGGAATAAGCTGTGTTGGGAAGATGAGGTTGGGTTTTTACCTAAGTTGTGTGTTGAAGAGGAGGCTGGGTTTTCTGGTGCCCAGAAAATCATTCGGATCGGAGATGAAGATTTTTTGGTGTAATGCATGCGATggcaattttcttcttcttctttattttttattttttaatttcattacattgatttattcttttattattaCTGTGAATATTCAATAAAATGCTCTCGAAAAGTTCAAATCGATTCTCCTTTCATCTAATGAATTTGTAatatggacggactggattttatcagaaacatcacagtgggccccacgttgcaTCCCATCGCAGGTCCGATCGTGGTTTTGCAAAAGTAAGGAGCACGTGTTGCGTTGATATTCACTGTAATGGGTAATTCCTTCTTGCGCGTCAGATGTCTCACGTGTCTAAtgggacatctctgtgggccccacgcagcCCCAGGACAGGTATATATGTATGTTACTCGGATAACAGCTTTGTGTGGCCTCTTCATATAAGGTGTTTGTGTCcttgtcaacagattggatggcaaataaacattttgttggaatccttgaagtttttaatggtgagaattaaaTCATGACcatttcctaaggtgtggtcggCATTAAATTTGGGTCCgctttatttttggaataaagccctAAAACGAACTTTTAAAATGGCTGGATAATTTGGATTTAAGGTGCACACATCAttatgagccccacagtcaggggtcccaccaacATGGGTGGATACGGGatttcacctaatccactcctaaaTTTTGGGGGTATagcagattgcgtggtgtgccacacgccACCGACTCTGGCCCTTACCTTGGGGCccgcttgatgtatatattctatatccgttccgtccattcattttttcaattcattttagcgcattatacaaaaaacaaagtaaatccaattatcaaatgggccataccataggaaacagtggtgagtgaCCATTAATCCGCTACAAAAGTTCTaggccacatgagatttggagcatcctcatttttgggaccattacCTAAAATgctttggaaaatggatggatgatatggataaaacacacattatgatggggaagcggattgcgtggtgggcCACATGCCACTGACCTTGgccctaaccatggggcccaccttgatgtttgtattctatatccactttgtccatccgttCTTTTAAATCATTCCAGGGCCGTATACAAAAGCTTtgaattaagatgatatttgtgtggtctcttcatctaagtGTTTTTTATGTTACCAACaggttggcaaataaacattcatatcgaatccatgaagtttttaatggtggggattcaatcatgaccgTTTAACAAGGGCAAATGTGTCGAATTAACATATTCCAAACATTCCAGACGTTAGCGAACAAATGGGTTGTTCTAGATTCAATATTATGTTTCCGACTTAAGATCCCGACTTTAGATTCAGAATTCGgacttcaaatttaacaaacagGCCTTTAGTCTTGTTTTTATTGGGGTGTCTACAAGTCTTGTGGCAAGAGAAAATCTAAGCAATAAGAACTATTAAACTTAATTAGCATTGTTTATCTTAATAATATATATCACCTTATTTTGATCAGATGTGTGCATAGAAAGCCAACCCAGTGTCATCAACTTGGATATCTGTCCCACTGGATGAGTGTTCGCTTctaccccaagtgcagggctttGGTATAATGATAATCTCAGTGATTCCGAGGTTGATCCATAGGAAATGGAGGTTTCTGAGCTAATCGCAATTTAGAATTAGGAACTTAGGCGGGTgtttgggattttttattttgaaagtggATTATGGTCTAAAGATgttagagcgccaaggatccacttgcagacaGTTTTAATGTAACTTAACTCGATTCAAGTTTGTTTAACTCggctggaatcaaagtcctaatctatccagcCGGATAATAGAGCGGTTAAAGTGCAAATTAAATTCAAATAAGATTTGAATTATTAGAAATACAATTCTGCAATTTTGTCTTGTTGCGATGAGTTGTAGTTGATTCAAAGCATTCCCCATGCCCAGAGTCAATGGAAAATCAAAGAATTTTACaattaattcaaccaaatatataAGAGAGAGTATTTGGATCGTTCCTAAGCATACTCCGTGCCCGAAGTTGACGGCGGATAAAAGGGAATTCGAAAATACTCATGTCTTCTACCgaaatttcatcaaacattcaaCATTAAACTCACAATTCTTGAAATTAAAGTAAAGCATACATCAAAActtctacaagcttcacctcataGCTTTAACTAAGAGATTCAACCGATCTCAACTCAAAATCTTAAAGAAATACATAAAACATAAAGCAAACCGACGGATCGGAGGAAAGAAATGACTCCTCGTGGCTCCACACACAGCAAAacatccctctccctctctagAGCTGTCCTCTAAACTCTAATGGGCGTCCCCTATTTATAAGCTTATGAAAATCACCCTAGAAACTGCCTTCATACATGGCAGCACTACCGCAAAAAGAAACCTTCATTGCTACTATGCAGTAAGACAGGAACATCAATATCATTGTGATATCTGTCAAAAATAGTACAGATCTTCAGTTGGGGAAAATGTTTTTCAATCCAATAGTCAGTTTCTGGATGCTAGCAGAATATATCAACctgtatgcatgcacacaaacattgtacatgtggcacaagcATGCAGCGATTGAATGCTAGAAAGAGTGCTAGTATCAACAGACAAAAATCTCACCAGGAATAAACAAATATACTAAAGAGGTATAAAACACCTACAGTTAACGATACGAAGGCTTGAGGAGCTGCCAAAGTAAGCTTCATCATCCAGatcgtcatcctcctcatcttcataCTGATAGATAGCTTCTTGTTCGTAGGAGGCTTCTTCCTGAGCCTCTAATGGTAGAGGCACAAACCAAGTGGCTCTAATGAGCGGACAAACACTCCCCTCGAACATGTAATCATGGATACTGTACAACCAGGATTGGAATATCTCAATTCAGTTTAGGAGTTGGTAAATATCAGTTACTATTCAGTAAATCAGCACCAATCCTACAAACCGTGGATTGGTGCACATGGCGATTGACCAAGACTGCCCAATCACTAGGCCACGTCTTGGATGAGGCACTGACTAAAACTCTATAAGTTTATACACATCCCATCATTCACCCTTTTTGAGGGGTCAAAAACCATTTCGATCATGGCTCATAAGGGAAAAAGGGTATACAGATAGAATGGTTAAAATATTCCTGATTACTGCAATTTTTTTAGCTtgggcccatccatgaggtggcATTCAATTGGCTAGTTCTGGTTGGATTGATCAACGAATTCATCAATCCCAGAAGGATGGTAGCAAATACTAAACGATAAATGAGGTGCATTTGACCCCTGCCTGTTTCTGTAACAAGTATAATGTGTGATAGCTATAGTTTCCATTTTTACTTAACAAACAGGGCCATCATATACCTTCTATCTGGTGATAGATGAACACCGAGAAACTGAAACGGATGCTTGCACTGAGGACAGGAAGGATTTTGATTATACGTGGCCCATATTAGGATGCAAGTCACACTACACAAAGTAGACAATGCAAACAAAGCAACAGTTCGTATCATCTAGACAACACTTCCAGGCCTTCAAATCCATTCAAACCACAAGAACTTTCATATACACTTCTTCCACTATTCTGCATCTGTTAGTGACTGAGGATGGCAACGGACGGGGTTCAAAAGACTGAGAATGGTAATtagtttcaaaagaaaaaccaCGAGCTAAATACCATCATTATAGAAGAACAAATCATAACATGTATAGAAGGAAGAAACCCATCAATACAACATAGCAAATTGAGGATTAACAATTCAATAAATGAAAACAAACAGGAAAAAAGCtccatcaaaaaagaaaaagaaaataagaaaataagaaaacccaTGAGCTAAAAAACATCAAAATAAGAACCCAGAGCACAAATATATtacacaagagaaggacaaaaaAGCATTATAAAGTACATCaatataattaaaaagaaaaaaacatcaaATGATGTGAACAAAGAAACAATTCAAGAAGTAAAAAAGCATAGACAATTCAAGAACTACATAACTGGAAATGAGATCCCAGATTAGCATATATACCTTGTCCATCTGTAGTTAACATCCTTCTCATTATAGGCAATAAAATGAGCTCAATTTGTATAAAAAGATGGGGAATCTGGCTCACAGATTCAAGAATTGTACTTATGGCACGCAAACAACCAACAGCAGCCAGAGCACCAGGATCCTCTTACTCATCATCAACTTCAGCGGTATCCATAAACTTCCAAAATGCAAAAGCCTAAAACCAGGATCCTCTGGATAACTGACGTATGCATCCCACTTGTTTTAGGGATATATCTGTTTTTGCTTGGCAGACTTTACTGTTTGCTGGGTTTCTGCTAGTTTGGGGCAGCAGAGTCTATCTTCTGTACTAGTTGGCTGGGTGATGTTGGTATTAGGGGTTGGGGTCCTCAATTTCATCACATAGAGATAAGAAGAGAGGAAGACCGTCGGATGAGATGAGATGAACGGCTTACCTTTGTGATTTTTGTGACTACAGCATGTCCCTAGTGATGCTGTTTCTGTCCTATGCTTTTAATGAAAGTTTGAAAATTTCCTTATGTAAGTTCACAATGCAATTCTTGAGATCCAAAAAAGACCATCTTTTTCATAGCCAACAATCATGGCCACCTAAGACCTATCACTTTCCGTGAAAGAGAAAAAGCCCTCAATTCATTTTCAAAAATGCAACAAACCCAGTACATCATGAAAAACATAATACACATAAGACAACaaaacaaaacagatgaacaacgaAACTAAAATACACCATTTCCATTTCTTGGAAGAAGAGGGAAAGTGGGAAACCACCATGCCACATCATGAAAAGCTAACCCAAAGAACCTTAAAAGCTGACTGGATGTAAAACTTGGACCagactggatgaatggactggtTTGTGTTGGAACCAACCACAGAAACAATTATCTTTGTGATTCACAATACAAAACAAATATAATTctaaatatgaaacaaagaaaaaaCTAAATTAGAGAACTCTAGGAAAATAGGTACAAACCAAATAGATGGGCTGACATTTGCAATAAATGTTGTTTTTGAATTTCCACCAAGAGCATCCTGTAATCAAAGACTTGTATTGGGGAACAATCAATTATAAGCAAATTGGACCATAAGCCATTTTATGAGGAAAATATAGGCTTATCTTGTAAATCATGAGATATATTGTCATAATCACATCATCCACAAATTCAAGGGATATATTTACCAGTAAAGTATTTCTGCAGAGGTAGCTTTCAGGCATAACAACGTTGgcaagatgtgatggttgatatatgtggcatacaagtaactcaaattaatctAAGAGTTAGCGATTTTGTTATTCCTAGTTGTAGAGCTTCCAAGATCCTATAGTATAAGCATGGCTCAAATATATGACATGTGACTTCGAGTTAGGAAGATATATGGGCAGCCTGACTGTAGGAACAACAAACCTGCATGCCTTCAATGTTGTTGATACCAACACCAATATCAGCCCCTTGAATCATGCCAACATCATTTGCAATAAGGTTGCAATAAAGTGCACcatcaccatccattttttttcctccttttgtttttttccccccAATTCATGAAAAACAAGTCTATGATGGACAAAATGGTCACATTTTGTATCGTCCATGATTCAATGATGTGACATAACAGAAGTTTCCCAGAAACTTTGAAAATGAGGAGAGAGACTAATAAAGAACCATCTCTCACGTTTGAGCATTTTTCCTGCTTAGGCATTCATCCTCTTGAAATGGGGCCACAGCCTTTATTGACTATTTATCTTTGCAAAAGTAGGTAATCTTCACAAAACAAAATGCATACCTTATGTTACGGCTGGGATCTTCTTTCTTTTTGATCATTCTCTACATGTGACTGAGTCTTTGGACCATCCAGATAGTGGACCACTGATGAGTGAGAATAGCTTGTTATCAtgctgatcaagcaatcctaatcaGGTGGCTGGATTTGAACATGAGTCCTTAGATCATGAGTTGGACTGTGGACATGCTTCAGCACACCCTGCCAGATTTGGCCTCAAGTCCATTTGCCACCCTACAGAAAACACCTTTGCCCTTACAAAACCTA containing:
- the LOC131240099 gene encoding uncharacterized protein LOC131240099 isoform X2; the protein is MIRTVALFALSTLCSVTCILIWATYNQNPSCPQCKHPFQFLGVHLSPDRSIHDYMFEGSVCPLIRATWFVPLPLEAQEEASYEQEAIYQYEDEEDDDLDDEAYFGSSSSLRIVNC
- the LOC131238600 gene encoding agamous-like MADS-box protein AGL61, with the protein product MGKRKIPIEKIANKSSLLVSFSKRRQGLFKKASDLCSLTGAHIGILVFSPAGKPFTFGHPSFDSIIDRYVGQCSSSNSNIPSPSSSSADGSSQSVVHLDNLNQRLFNVQNQLDETMEKNGLLKGGNPSRGWWDLDMEGLDVGQLEMYLSELEKLREVVASRATQASSCDEGLEKKEVGFWNVDSHDTKVFSSKQCLEEEVGFWNKLCWEDEVGFLPKLCVEEEAGFSGAQKIIRIGDEDFLV
- the LOC131240099 gene encoding uncharacterized protein LOC131240099 isoform X1 translates to MIRTVALFALSTLCSVTCILIWATYNQNPSCPQCKHPFQFLGVHLSPDRSIHDYMFEGSVCPLIRATWFVPLPLEAQEEASYEQEAIYQYEDEEDDDLDDEAYFGSSSSLRIVNCRCFIPL